A segment of the Crassostrea angulata isolate pt1a10 chromosome 10, ASM2561291v2, whole genome shotgun sequence genome:
gtcataaaatataaatattgttgtAGCAAGGTACCTTAAACAGCGGACAgcttatttaatttgattttgtatttGTAGAATGTTCAAATGGCACGTACGGCGAAAATTGTTCGGAGATTTGCTCAGCAGGATGTAACAAAGAGTGTGATAAAGAAACGGGTGACTGCGTTTGTAGAAGCGGTTACTGGGGAAGCTTTTGTAATAGAACATGTCCATTGCATTGTAATAAAAACCTGTGTGACTCTAATACAGGCGATTGTTACAGCTGTGATTACGGATATTATGGAGTGAAATGCGAAGGCCGTTGTGCTGAGGGGTGTCTGGAGTCTTGTAACATGACATCAGGCTTATGCTTTTGTAAACTGGGCTTTTATTCGGCAAATTGCTCGTTGCAATGTCAATCAAACTGTGCACGGAATGAGTGTGTTCAAGAAACAGGACACTGTAAGTCTTGCAATGATGGAAAATATGGTGACTTTTGCGACTTGGAATGTTTTGGTTCTTGCAGTGGATCATGTGATAGAAGAAATGGAATATGTGGGATCTGTGGTAAACATAGGTTTGATACTTACTGTAATCAGACATGTCCAAATAATTGTGAAGAAGATATATGTGATAGAGTCACTGGTGaatgtaaaatttgtttaaagaatACATTCGGTACTTACTGTAATCAGACATGTCCAAAAAATTGTGAAGAAGGTTTATGTGATAGGGTCACTGGTAAATGTgacaattgtttaaataatacattCGGTACTTACTGTGATCAGACATGTCCTGTTAACTGCGAAACCTGTGATAGGAACGgtgaaaaatgtacaaaatgtaaaaaaggaTACATGGGAGATGTATGTTCTAAAACCTGTCCTGATCATTGTGGAGATTGTAATCAAGACGGATACATATGTAAAACCTGTGAAAATGGATGGTTTGGTAtaaaatgtgaaacaaattGCGGCCGTTGTGGGGGAAACGGTTCGTGTGACATTACAACAGGTGATTGTCATTTGTGTTATGTGGGGTATTTTGGGAACTCGTGCAAAAAGAAATGTAACGAATTCTGTGACTCAAGTAAACCATGTAACAAGATTACTGGAAAATGCCACGACTGTAAACCTGGTCAATATGGAGAATATTGTACAAAATTTTGTAGCAGAACTTGTAGAAACTTGAAATGTTTTAGCAATCAAACATGCGTGGATGGGTGTGCAGATGGTTTCTTTGGTAGTTACTGCGATAGTCCATGTAGTGCCGCTGTTCCAAGTTGTAACCAATGTGAGCTCGTCAACAATGTTCTGGTTTGTCAACGTTGTGCTGATCCATTTTATTTAGAGGGATCAACTTGTATTGAATGCCCTGACTACTGTTCATCTTGTAGCTCAGGTCTAAAATGTCTGGAATGTAAAACTAAACGTTTCTATGGCGATTCTTGTAACATAACATGTAACAAACATTGTCTGAATATGACTTGCGATATAACAGGGCAGTGTCAACATGGATGTGACGACAGCAAATATGGCAGTAGGTGTGACAAAGACTGTCCGAGCGGCTGCAGAACTTGTCACAATTCATCAGTTTGTTTGGAATATGAAGATAGATATTTTGGAAAATCAGGTACTAAGCATTGTCCAGCAATGAATAATGTTGATAAGAAAAACCAAAATGaaagtgtgtatatatatgtcGTGTTTGCTTTTTATAGTGTAAACTACATtttttactgaaattttaattcgcttaaataattttatattgaataaataatgtaaatatctTCGGTATTACATTTTAGAGAGAGACTCTACGTCTACGTTGATAGCCGTTGTTGTTACAAGTCTTATGATATTTGCAACATCGACAGTGGTGTTTGTGATAATTGGACAAATGAAGCAAAAATGGTAATTATTTTGCATAACAATAGAATAGAATCTTGATATGATATGATGCGTATTTTAAATAAGTATATTctatcaaattttaatgttttatacagGAAAAAAAGAAGCAGGCCAAAAGAGCAACATTCTGACGAACCTTTTATAAAGAGATCAGGTAGTTATCAAGCAAAtgcaaagaaaacatttatagcttttagatatcatttaaaatagcattttaattaaatttaaaggtCACATATATGAAAACGCTGGGTTATCTGTTTATAACATCCGTGGATCTCAGGCGCTTCTCATAGAAATAGATCCAGAAGAAAACACAAAGGAGGCTGAAGAAACTGATGAAATTGAAAGTCCTACCTATGTTAATGTGAACATGACACATATATCCCTTAAAATGCTATGGAAATACAAGCTGCAAAATACAGCTAATGATGTCCTAGATACAGAATTTAAGGTATGCaaaaactttgtatttattcaaattcGCGAATAGCAACgtgtaatgtttaattaaaattagcTAATTAACAATCCAAATATTTGTtcgttatatttttcttttaatgcaGAGTCTGCCTTCAGGACTTCTACTGAAATCTGAGGAAGCTAAGAAATCtgcaaacaagaaaaaaaatagatacaaaAGCGTTTATCCGTGTAAATGATGAAGTTGTTTTAGTTGTTTTAGTTACACAAAACATTAAATAACGTTTGACCTAATCGTAATCTCTAGACAGCTATCTAAATTTGATGTCATGTAATGTAAAATATGCACTGtaataattgtaattaaaaatacacatcATAAATGttctatgaaagaaaattgcCATGTCCAATAATAACAGTTCTGACAAACAGGTCTTCGTAAGGATTTAAATGAAtggtaaataaaatttaaaaataaaaaattattttcaaattgattaTACTATACTTTTATATTTTGGGATGACTTTTAGGGATTTTATATTaactatttcaattttaattatgacGCTCAGACCTGCAAACAAATATTGCaattttgtttaagtgtattgAAATCCATATTAGGGAAAGCACTGTGAGTAATTGAACTTTTATACTTATCACGGAACAAAAAAAGGACAGGGTATTGGTCGAACACGTCACTCTAATATTTTTGTGAGGATATATCAAAAGTTGTCAAATCTCTGGAATTTGGTCTATGTTcgtaataattttaaaagactTCTTTGATGTATCTCAGATTAAAAACTGTTCAATTCACCCTAGTTATCCGTGACTTACCTcaaacatctttaaaaacaGCGGAAGACAGACTATCAGGGGGAAATCTAATGataactttaaatatatatgggggaatgtacaaaatttaataacaatcTTAGATAACTTTGATAACATTCTTAACATAGTAAAACAAGATATATGTTGTTTGTTTCCTAAATtccataaataaaaagaaacgtGTCTTAGGGGAGCTTTAGGGTCATCACTTTGTTTGTAAATGattttcacttttaatttttaacggCAAACGTTTTAAGGTATCTGACTCTTCACGATTTGATATCACTGCGtagatgatcattatatttaaaatgaatatgattttatttattcagtcATCACaaaaagattattattttataattacacaacattcataaagaaaatccatttgaattcaagaaacaaaaagTTTTTGGGGTAACTTttttttcgtgcggaaggtttttttaagacgaaaattagcaattttatgaattttcaatatacttattttattagtactttattcattattcacagttttaacatttgataggtttaaaacatattctataggttcagtgtgacatgtacaaaattaaattttgagagTGATagacgtttagcataaaatttagcaaatatatctaaaatgtctgatttttttaagCCAAAGTTTTAACCGGGTTACcgggttattgaaatggtgccAAAAGAgtacccctattgtacagaTAATTCCTTCTACAGTTTTCAGGACAGGAAGTTAATGTTTGGCAGATCaaatgtacttacatgtatatcagaggtgtgcatattgctaggattttgatttctgatgatttattaaaataataaagatttaaaaagttttttttggcaaaatattgcatttggGGTATCCCTATTGTACGGTTAACTCCTCCTTCAGTTTTCAAGGTAGGAAGttattgttttgcagatcaatatTATATATCAAGGTATGCACATTACTTTGATTTTGAGTTttgttaatttatgaaaaaattctaGCTTTTAAACTTAGTAATTTTCTCGCAGAATATTAAAAATAGATTACTCCAATTTTCAGGATACGGAAGGTATTGTTTATCatttcagggttgacatggattatggataagTTGACAgtaaagaaaacccggtttgctgtcacattaaCAGCTTTTCACTCGTTCGAGAATTTTACCTTGGAGGCCCTATATGTAACAAAATGACATCACGCGcccccatgttttattatgtcaaaatgatactgaatgcatacatgtatataggcaAACTGGATAactcttataaaattcttgatattttaaaagtttttaatttcaaatcaaaatgtaattattatagAAATGTCTATCTTAAGTGCAAAAAGGGTCACAAAAAGTTTTAGCCGccttgtacatatttttttcgtaTTTCCTCTAGTAAGTGTGACTactgtgcataattaaaaacaatatttgaagaaataagtttaCTATTAGAAAAATACttacaacaaatcctaatcaggctgAAATAGCATTTTAGGCGAAAAAAGGTTAAATCAAATAGGTCACTTCTCAGAGGGATGgatactgcccccccccccctccgccattatatttgtattttttaagtatgtATTGTCAAcagattttaatgatatatttctCCTACAAATTCTTGATTCAACAATATTGaagagtgggataccttaattctgaaaaataaaccGTAAAATGGTGTTGACTACTCATGCTCAGCAATTAATTAATTTGGTATTTTCGAAAATtacttttattcaatttatcaGAACTGTTAATAATTTAGAAATAAGTTCGTTAACATGACTTTTTGTAATGCTTCGTCTAAATTATTTAATTCCAGTAGTGACATTAATTTCggataaaatattgtaattactttatttaatcatattttctttattacagATGACACGAATAGAGTGGTTCTTTCAACGGATAGCGAAATGCATAGCAACAAGTATATCAATGCTAGctatataaatgtaaatataaacgttacatttaattttagaattacgAAGAttcaatttttgcaattttggtcaatttttgaatatatattctCTACGTGTATATTACagtattgaataaaaatcaatatatttcagGAAAAAggtaaacaataaattaaatattttcttattattcactcaatttttaaaagcgtacaaaataattcatgagcatgtatgttttaaaacgTCATATGTATTTCCAGGGAGTAGAGGCCCCTAAAGAGTATATTGCAGCTCAAGGCAAGTtctttatgaatatttattgaagtTTTACATGATAAAATTCGTTAATCATATAGCACATTGCTTGATTCGTTTTTAGAgagcaaaataatttaaaagaacTCACGTACTTTTAGCCCATGGTATAAATCAGAAAGTTGTATGATTGCCTGTGTCTATTCTTCACGGATACTCTACGTACACTTGCATTATTACGTACATTGactattcaaattttaaactgaTAAACGTATCtataaattaatgttaatgATTTCATAGGTCCATTTACAGACGAAACAGTTGCAGATATTTGGAGAATGGTATGGCATGAAAATGTCAACACAATTGTAATACTTACAAATTTGGAAGAAAATGGTGTTGTAAGTAcatgattttgaaaaacaaatacagTATCTTGGtttgatacatatatatgttgtaattaatgtcatttttgtttttatagaaaaaatgtaaaaagtactGGCCAAGTACAGAAAACATGTATGGAGATATACAAGTGAAGACAGTATCATCGGTGTCTTCGTCCTGTTACAAAGTGCGTCTATTCCAGCTTACCATGGTAAGAATTCACAGAGTAATGAAATTATCTCTGACTGCCTTGGTACAGGTGTAAAGTGTGATAATTCTActgcttattttatttatttttctatagagCATAATAAAATACTCTTTAACCATTAAAATTGATTGATTATACACTAACCAAGATCTGAGTGTTTCACCAATATACTGTTTTACTATATGATTTATAAATCTTTCTCTTAATGCCCATGGGATAACTGATTTTCACCTAAAACTCAAGTGGTTAAGAACGATGTAGCAATGTCGACCTATGGTTGGGATCCAAGATCTTGTCGCATGCTGGATATCAGGAACACTTCCTGTTTGGCTGAACTTCGCACATAGCTTTCTGATCcttttatattgcatatgaaATGTAGATACACTTACAGAAGAAAACAATTGTGTTGAAATAGCGCTTTTTTcggattgtatatattattgggtcttttttaaaatgctgaGGACGGAATGAACAGACGGTTTAGAAGGAGTACAGCCTGTCGTAGACACAGTAGACACTAACATTCCAACGGCACTAGCTCTTTTCTCAATGACCATTCAACctgattattgtttttattctgATACTGTTTATAAATACTATTGTTAATTAGTAGAAAAATGTTAATCTATTGTTTTGAGGTTTTGCAACGGATAATTGATTTCGTCGGTATTGTCTTCTTACATCTGTGTTTTTGATGAGAAGACATCTCGATTACAAAGTgatgaaaattattatattcataTGCACCAGGATAAACACATAGTTTtgtaaagtttatattttaaattttaacagtaACCGcatttctataaataaaaaaaattatcaacaattgTTTTCTAACAGGAAAATGAAGTTCGGACCGTAGAGCAGTTTCACTTTACTGCATGGCCAGATAAAGGCGTGCCTAGCACTGTCAAAACTATCTTAGAGTTTAGGAAAAATGTAAGAAACAAGGCAGATATAAGAAGTCCTGTTGTTGTCCACTGCAGGTAACTACTTGTATTATTAAGATTATTgtgcatcaaaataaaaaaaaataacttgaaTAGGCTTTGGTTTTTTCCCAAGTCTCTAATCTGatttttgtttctaaatctGAATTTAATTCTGTCAGACTATCACAAAGAGTGATATTTTAAATACCAAATTTATAATCTTTGATATCTATATAGCTCTAACGGCTATGTCTTCAAAGGATGAAAATCCCACGCTCTATCAGAGTTCATACAACGCGGAAGAACGTCGGTGGTTATTCCCTTTTTTATTGTAGTGACAGCCTGTGCATGTTATTTTCAAGTATATATGAGTATTATCGTTACACACACAGCTGTGAAGTACTTTAAGCGACATTACTTACAAACACTCATAATCTAAAAACTGGTTACTTTGTTTCctcttgattaaaaaaaaaactaagtgcATTCGTATTCACAAGGGAAACAGAAAATAAGTtctacaaaattttgatcatgcTGACTTTTTAGTCAAATCAGAATGgtgaaataaatgtacatttagatCATCGTTTGGGTTGGGAGGAGGGGCGGTTATCTGCTTAGTAAGAGAAAGACAAGAGCTTTAATTATTAGTCAACTAGAGAACATACACGAACTTGTATTAAAACAATAACCACATGTTCTTGAATCGGGATATATTTTACAACTTCCTGTAGATTAATAAATTCCCTTTGTTTCCAATTTCACTTTACAGGGAAAAGAAGTTTAAACAACGGACAATTTACTCTATCTTTTAAAGGCAGTGATCGTGGTTAAAAGACTTTCTTTCACTACACTTAAAAGAATTctacatattttacaaaagttGTATTCCTCTAACACACAGATACTGCAGTTTCTATTACGAAATCAAAATATCTATAATGAAGAAAATTTCtttgttaatttgattttaagaagtaaaagagataaacaaaccAAACTGTTGGTAATCATCGTACTGCTGCACGGAGGGATATCAGTGTTATCTAATGtagtatttttttgtattttctataGTTTTAGTTGATAGATGATAAGATCAAATggctttctttttttatttccttttctcCATATcactgtctgtctctctgtcagtctgtctgtctgcatCTTTACCCAATTCCCTGTATTTAATTGTGTTATCTATGTAACCTAGGTGGTTTaattattgagagagagagagagagagagagagagaggggggggggctacatgtatctataacattgaaattttattggCGTCCTTGCGTTAATATCGTAAGTAGGTTAATCTTGCAATGTCCTGCTTGAACAGTAAAAGAATGATAACCCTAACAAAATGATGTACAGTTTCCTTCCTacttagttatttatattgtatatGCATTAGTTTTTGATCGTTCATGCACGGTGGCTGATATAGGACAAATACTAATGCGTGAGATGGCTTTTAAAAATTCGTGGTCACGAAAATAAAGTCTTCACGAAATAAATTCCACggtttttatttgttgtaaCAAAATGAGAATTTGAATGGGTTTAAGAAGTGTTTTAATTATAACTACCACTTGTTATATGCTACTTTAGTATATTTCTTCAGTTTAAATGGTCAACATTTAAGTTAGCTTTTTCTAAGAACCTGCATATCATTTATTAtgatttgcatttattttttttactttttgaacTTCAGATAGTTTCTTGAAAAATATGAtgaatttcatgaaattcattcattttattcaagtcaaaatttgaaatgaccccaaatatataaaaaattaattaattcttGTTTACTTTTTAGCTTCATTGCCTTCATtgaattaatatacatgtacatcccaataaaatttttaaaaaagcgctacatgtatgtaaaatgtTAGGTATAGACAAGGTTATAAAATGTAACTGAAACGATAAGCACAGCTGCCTATCGTTTATTTGACTATTTTTAGAGTTAAATTCTTTGCACTAAGTGATTCTAGAATAAAGGTTCTATTTTGGTTTTACAAGATGTTGTTACCTCTATGAATGTACATACACTATTTATTTTGAGAGAATTATGAGGTATTTAAGATGAAACATAAGACGTTTTTTCGACAAATCCCGTCAATTgtcatttcatatgaaaatttagaaTTCGTTAGAACGACTTTTATTTCGTTGCCCcgaatttataaaatgtatct
Coding sequences within it:
- the LOC128165327 gene encoding uncharacterized protein LOC128165327, translated to MILIAFLLIFQVLFASKVIHGQCTSNGTCVCHCGNCTSGCDACLPGWSGSTINHCQKYNTIYGKASTNTALLDGDFDTYVEDNNIPPYIRVEFQTFFKLSQVDVTLELAERIIYTVYVKNDSYRRADSMICLNFTSGDVSMKKTVTVTCNTPLQGNFFEIVASSFPGLPRTTLKVFEIERFECSNGTYGENCSEICSAGCNKECDKETGDCVCRSGYWGSFCNRTCPLHCNKNLCDSNTGDCYSCDYGYYGVKCEGRCAEGCLESCNMTSGLCFCKLGFYSANCSLQCQSNCARNECVQETGHCKSCNDGKYGDFCDLECFGSCSGSCDRRNGICGICGKHRFDTYCNQTCPNNCEEDICDRVTGECKICLKNTFGTYCNQTCPKNCEEGLCDRVTGKCDNCLNNTFGTYCDQTCPVNCETCDRNGEKCTKCKKGYMGDVCSKTCPDHCGDCNQDGYICKTCENGWFGIKCETNCGRCGGNGSCDITTGDCHLCYVGYFGNSCKKKCNEFCDSSKPCNKITGKCHDCKPGQYGEYCTKFCSRTCRNLKCFSNQTCVDGCADGFFGSYCDSPCSAAVPSCNQCELVNNVLVCQRCADPFYLEGSTCIECPDYCSSCSSGLKCLECKTKRFYGDSCNITCNKHCLNMTCDITGQCQHGCDDSKYGSRCDKDCPSGCRTCHNSSVCLEYEDRYFGKSGTKHCPAMNNVDKKNQNEKRDSTSTLIAVVVTSLMIFATSTVVFVIIGQMKQKWKKRSRPKEQHSDEPFIKRSGHIYENAGLSVYNIRGSQALLIEIDPEENTKEAEETDEIESPTYVNVNMTHISLKMLWKYKLQNTANDVLDTEFKSLPSGLLLKSEEAKKSANKKKNRYKSVYPYDTNRVVLSTDSEMHSNKYINASYINGVEAPKEYIAAQGPFTDETVADIWRMVWHENVNTIVILTNLEENGVKKCKKYWPSTENMYGDIQVKTVSSVSSSCYKVRLFQLTMENEVRTVEQFHFTAWPDKGVPSTVKTILEFRKNVRNKADIRSPVVVHCSAGIGRTGTFIALDYLINQGQKDGKVDVVSCVSNLRYQRTHLVQTVEQYIYLYSAVTKELTGKESGLKENEFMKYYSQMKRIDESNGKTFIEEEFNLIEKLGPIFDEKRYQTAKALINRHKNRHSNILADDSFRIHLNRQDSDYINAIALPSAQQKFGYIITNTPFSEIVDDFFSMVADHNVYTIVQLDNDADEVFGTRCQSKNETFPHNTFELKPREKNTFGYIEVLTCHLQDDHALISRNVELYQGRFWNENHVVPKDFQPMMSLVEEILNKRRMENGNPVVVVCRDGAQRSGLFCVLANLVEQIQLSGSVDILQTVLNVRHRRPQIVPCLEQLEYIYDFIKKYLESGNKV